A stretch of the Campylobacter concisus genome encodes the following:
- a CDS encoding ShlB/FhaC/HecB family hemolysin secretion/activation protein, producing MRAILSLCMVCALLFASEISQKNELNNEEIRANIASSFNESSNINLLNKKPTSEGRLNLNETPCFKIDSILLLHDNEITSFNANSIADEAIIRKTYKDNYSKFNSILQNTLSKFEFRSGSCIGKNSINLIINSFNNEIIKEGFITSSASLSTKNLKDAKLEFVINLGLIDDISINEVDSQRNRVSLFTAFGEYSHKNKVANIRDIEQALESLQNVSKDDVSIKFLPSNRAGFSNIVITRVDSFPLKSAISIDNLGSKQSGKYQAMVNLSTLNLLGFNEIFSFSQGKDVLKKYKVTNKFNGVSDHGASNNYYYGFSIPFGYFMLEYEKSKYDYAQIINAAYNLYTYKGRSESDSLSLAYIFYRDSNFKNSAYVKLFKRKNKNYLEDYELDNQARRNAGYEIGVRSSWNSYNQAFSARLAYKKGTGIFNSQPDPLEDSGEATSRFALINLNLNYKYKFEIPLSYDLNINARYGLNKLSLQDKFSIGGYYSVRGFDGESSLVGNHGVIMRNTLSYSYYKNNSIYAGVDTGMVRATSSGIKDENILAGYALGLKGHIKAYNRLNYDISISKPLYKPKSFETKSTNINFILSYEF from the coding sequence ATGAGAGCCATCTTATCTTTATGCATGGTGTGTGCATTGCTATTTGCTAGTGAAATTAGCCAAAAAAATGAGCTAAACAACGAAGAGATTAGAGCTAACATAGCAAGCTCATTTAATGAAAGCTCCAATATAAATTTGCTTAACAAAAAACCCACTTCAGAAGGTAGACTAAATTTAAACGAAACTCCATGCTTTAAAATAGATAGTATCTTGCTGCTACATGATAATGAGATAACTAGTTTTAATGCTAATAGCATTGCCGATGAGGCTATAATAAGAAAGACTTATAAAGATAACTATTCTAAATTTAATTCTATCTTACAGAATACTTTAAGTAAATTCGAGTTTAGATCGGGTAGCTGCATTGGTAAAAATTCAATCAATCTAATCATCAATTCATTTAATAATGAAATCATAAAAGAGGGCTTTATAACTTCAAGTGCAAGCCTGTCCACAAAGAACCTAAAAGATGCCAAGTTAGAGTTTGTGATAAATCTTGGCCTAATAGATGATATAAGCATAAATGAAGTTGATAGCCAAAGAAACAGAGTGAGCTTATTTACGGCATTTGGTGAGTACTCTCATAAAAATAAAGTAGCAAACATAAGAGATATCGAGCAAGCTCTTGAGTCACTGCAAAATGTCTCAAAAGATGATGTTAGCATTAAATTTTTACCTTCAAATAGAGCTGGCTTTTCAAACATAGTAATAACTAGAGTTGATAGCTTCCCTCTAAAATCTGCCATAAGCATTGACAATCTCGGCTCAAAACAAAGCGGTAAATATCAAGCAATGGTAAATTTAAGCACTCTAAATTTACTTGGATTTAACGAAATTTTTAGCTTTTCACAAGGCAAGGATGTACTTAAAAAATATAAAGTTACAAACAAATTTAATGGTGTAAGTGATCACGGTGCTTCAAATAACTACTATTACGGCTTTAGCATTCCATTTGGCTATTTTATGCTTGAATATGAAAAGAGCAAATATGACTATGCTCAGATCATAAATGCAGCCTACAATCTCTATACATATAAAGGTAGAAGCGAGAGCGACTCACTAAGCCTTGCTTATATATTTTATAGGGATTCAAATTTTAAAAATAGTGCTTATGTAAAGCTATTTAAGAGAAAAAATAAAAACTATCTCGAAGACTATGAGCTAGATAACCAAGCTAGAAGAAATGCTGGATACGAGATAGGTGTAAGATCAAGCTGGAATTCATATAACCAAGCTTTTAGCGCTAGGCTAGCTTATAAAAAGGGCACTGGGATATTTAACTCACAGCCTGATCCTTTAGAAGATAGCGGCGAAGCTACATCAAGATTTGCTCTAATAAATTTAAACCTAAACTACAAATATAAATTTGAAATCCCACTAAGCTACGACCTAAACATCAACGCAAGATATGGTTTAAACAAACTAAGCTTGCAAGATAAATTTAGCATCGGTGGATATTACAGTGTTAGAGGGTTTGACGGGGAGAGCTCACTTGTTGGAAACCATGGAGTGATCATGAGAAATACCCTCTCATATAGCTACTATAAAAATAACTCTATCTATGCTGGAGTTGATACTGGTATGGTAAGAGCGACAAGTAGTGGCATAAAGGATGAAAACATCCTTGCAGGATATGCCCTTGGTCTAAAAGGACATATAAAAGCATATAACCGTCTAAACTACGACATCTCTATCTCTAAGCCTCTTTATAAACCAAAGAGTTTTGAAACAAAATCAACAAACATCAACTTTATTCTAAGCTACGAATTTTAA